CATACGAATCCCTTTATTCATGGCGTCATAGATGCCTTTATCGGGTTCACTGATCCAGCGTACGACGGGCGGCAACGTTTTTAGATAGGCAAGCGTTCCATCCGTTGAACCACCGTCAACGATGATGTATTCAATGTCGGGCCAGGCCGTCTGCTTGAAGACGCTCTCGGCTGTTAACTTGAGATTCTCCAGTGCGTTAAAAACTACGGTGACGATGGTGATCACAGGCATTGTCTGTAGGCCTCAAGGGTTTTCTCTGCACACCTCTTCCATGTAAACAGCTTCACACGCCTCCTGCCACGATGAATCAGATCCTGCGACCGGGATGGAGAATAGACTACGTTCTCGATGGCCGTCAGGATAGATTCGACCGATGCGGGGTCAAAAAAATCGGCCGCATCGCCGATGACCTCGGGCATCGAGCTTGTATTGCTGCTGATGACGGGACAATCGAGCGACATCGCTTCAAGCGGCGGAAGGCCAAAGCCTTCATAGAGTGATGGATAAACGAAACAGGCGGCATTGCGATAGAGCTGACCGAGCAATTCATCGCCGCCCGATATCTGGTGGCAATGATCGCTTTTCAGATTCAACGAAACGAAAAGCTCTCTCTCCTCTTTAGAGAACGTACCGCCACCGAAGGCGACCAGAGAAAAGTCACTGACAAGTCGATCAGAGGATGCAAAAGCCCTGACGAGACGCTCGAAGTTCTTATACCCTCCGCGCTGACCGACATACAGAATATAGGGATGGTCCACTATGCGACGATTCTCAGAGAGGTTTAAGAAAGCATCATAGCCAAGGTGCGTTACCGAGACCTTTCGGCTTTCAATTCCATACAGATTCAAGAGGTCATTTCTTGTACTCTCAGAAATACAGAGCACATGATCCGCTCGCATGACGGCCTTCTTTTTGGCGGCGACGGTAGAATCCCATCGCGCAAAATACTGCGGGTATAGCTCATGAATCATGTCATACACGGTTACGACGGATCGGGACTTGCTTGAGGTCCACCGAATACGCGAGTAATAGGTCTCATGTACGATATCGGGTTCCCATTGAGCGATACGTCGCGCCGCAAGGACCTGATTCAAAAGCAGAAATGGCCGAGTCGTTTTAGGAGGATAGGGACTCCAGTAGCGACCGGAGACGCTGCCATCGTCCACCTTTGCCAGGTATTCGTTTCTGTGAAGAGGAGCGAAGGTTCGTACAGTCAGGCCAGATGCACGCAGCTCACGAGAGAGATTGATATAATACCGGGAGATACCGCCGTAGGCTTGCAGGCTGAAAATCTGAGGATCAAAGGCTATCTTCATCTACATTTAGTCTTTATGGATAGAATTGATCTTGTCATCCATGATTCGCCCATAATGCCAGAGGCCGAACAGTGCCCCTCGAAAATAGTAGCCTCGCATTCGCCAGGCAGTTCGTCTCGGGCCGAACTGCAGCATTGTCGAGAGAATCAAGCCTGCAACCAGCCTGATAGCTTTCAATAAAGGGAAAAATCTACCGGCACCTTCTTTCTTACGCCACAGCACGGCATTGGTTATGCCCTCCGTGAGCATCCTCTTTTTCAGATAATCCTCGGTCTGCCGCATAAGAGGAACCGGATGATAAACCATTAAATCCGGATGGTATATGATTCTATAGCCCAGAGCATCAACCCTATGGGTCAGGTCACTATCCTCACCATAAACCTGAATCTTCCGCTCATTTACTGGCCCGAGTTTCTCATTGAAGCCGCCAGTGCGAAGAAGGAGCGATTTCCGGGTCCAATAGTTGACTGCAGGAGGCCTGGCCCCACCAAGAAACGGACCGATTGGGCCACTTTGAGAGTACTCGGGAAGAATGTAGCGAAACTCTACAGGAATGTCAATTTGAAGCGCTCCGCCTTCTGGAACTCCAGTAATGGGACCACCGAGAATTCCGGTATCAGCATGAGCAAGCATGTGCTGGAATCCTACTTGAAGCCACCGATCAGAAACACAGGCATCGTCATCTGTGAATGCAATGATCTCACAGCTGGCTGCTCGCCACCCAATATTTCGAGCACGAGAAGCTCCTCGTCCATGATCAAGAAGGTGCTGTATCGCTGCATAGCTCTCCTTAAGACCGTCAAGAATTTCTGCCGTCAATGCGGCATTGCCCTGATCGACGATGATGATTTCTCTGGGTTGAACTGCACTGCTCAGAATGCTCTCCAGTTGTTTTAATAGCAGCGCAGGTCGGTTTGCTGTACAGATGATGACAGAAACATCAACAATTCGATTTTCTTTCATGACTCACACTGCCGATCTGTAATCACCCGTCCAGGGATCTGCGCCCGCAATATCATACCGAGGAAATCAAAAACAGGGGGTGCTTGATATTGTTATTCTATTTGGATACTGTAACGTCGCCCATGAAAGGGTCCCGATTGCCCACCTCTACAAATAATCGGGACCCTTTCATGGTTGTCAAGGAGTTTGTATCCAGCCTTATACCAAAAATGGAACACGGGCTTCTCCCCTTTCCGGAGGCATTCAGTTAACGAATATGCCCGCACTCCGCATTTCTGCGCAGGTAACGAAGAGCCAGATATCGAGCCCTTTCCCTGAATACAGGAAAAGGGGAAACACGGTTTTCATGAATCTCAGCTTACACTCA
This region of Leptonema illini DSM 21528 genomic DNA includes:
- a CDS encoding glycosyltransferase family 4 protein, whose product is MKIAFDPQIFSLQAYGGISRYYINLSRELRASGLTVRTFAPLHRNEYLAKVDDGSVSGRYWSPYPPKTTRPFLLLNQVLAARRIAQWEPDIVHETYYSRIRWTSSKSRSVVTVYDMIHELYPQYFARWDSTVAAKKKAVMRADHVLCISESTRNDLLNLYGIESRKVSVTHLGYDAFLNLSENRRIVDHPYILYVGQRGGYKNFERLVRAFASSDRLVSDFSLVAFGGGTFSKEERELFVSLNLKSDHCHQISGGDELLGQLYRNAACFVYPSLYEGFGLPPLEAMSLDCPVISSNTSSMPEVIGDAADFFDPASVESILTAIENVVYSPSRSQDLIHRGRRRVKLFTWKRCAEKTLEAYRQCL
- a CDS encoding glycosyltransferase family 2 protein, whose product is MKENRIVDVSVIICTANRPALLLKQLESILSSAVQPREIIIVDQGNAALTAEILDGLKESYAAIQHLLDHGRGASRARNIGWRAASCEIIAFTDDDACVSDRWLQVGFQHMLAHADTGILGGPITGVPEGGALQIDIPVEFRYILPEYSQSGPIGPFLGGARPPAVNYWTRKSLLLRTGGFNEKLGPVNERKIQVYGEDSDLTHRVDALGYRIIYHPDLMVYHPVPLMRQTEDYLKKRMLTEGITNAVLWRKKEGAGRFFPLLKAIRLVAGLILSTMLQFGPRRTAWRMRGYYFRGALFGLWHYGRIMDDKINSIHKD